One candidate division WOR-3 bacterium genomic window, TCCTCGTCAACCGTACCACCAGCACAACCGGTGCCGAGTTCATCTTCAACCCTTCAGCCGGCTCCTTCTCCGCACGCCCCAACCTTGCCAACCACATCGAAATCATCAAAAGCCGTACCCTCGCTCAGCTCGTGCTCGACACGCTGAGTGAAGCCCAGCGCACCGAACTCCAGCGTTATGTCACGAACGACCCGGTGGTCGAACTGGTGAACAGTCTTACGGTACGTGCCGTGCGCGACGCCGATATCCTCAAACTCTCAGTTAATGCCCCAACCCGGGAACTGGCACGGGCACTGGCGCTCGCCTATGTTGACGCCTATCAAGCCTGGACGCTGGAACGCAATCGGGCGGACATCCGTGCGGTTCGGGAGTTTGTTGCCACGCAGTTGGCGGGCATCAGCACCCGTCTTGACTCCGCCGAACAGGCGCTGGAAAAATACAAACGAACTGTTGGTAGCACCGACCTCTCTGCCCAAGCGCAGGCGCTCATTGAACGGCAGAGCACCGTTCTGTCGCTGTACGAACGCACCAACGCTGAACTTGCCGGCTTGAAAAAAGAACTCGCCCTTCTGCCGAATCTTGATTCAACCGCGGCCGACAATCGCGCCCCAGGCACCAATTTGCCATTACTCGCCTCAATCACCGCTCAACTCACCACCCTTGAAACCGAACGCACCGGTCTCATCATCCAGGGATACGACACCCTCAGTCCCCGCCTTCAGGAACTCAGTAAACGGGTTGACGAACTGAAAACCCGGCTCACCGCTCTTTTCCTCAATGAGGACCCAACCTCCATCAAGTCGCTCCCCGAAGTTGCCGCGCGCCGCGCATCCATCGCCACCGAAATCACCCGACTGGAAGCCCAGCGCAATGTCCTAAAAGCGACTATTGCTCACTACGACCAGGAACTTAACCGTCTCCCGACCGAAGAACGGCAACTGGCACGCCTGACCCGTGATGTCGAAGTTGCCCGTCAGGTCCATTCTCTCCTCGAACTGAAACTGGAAGAAGCCCGCATCCAGGAAGCCGGCCGACTTTCACCGGTGGCGCTGATTGACGCCCCGGGTCCAGGACGAAAGATTCGGCCCAGTCCACTAAAAAATGCCCTGACCGCTCTCCTTTTCAGCATCCTCTTCGCCCTTGGCACCACCACCCTTGTTGACCGGCTTGACACCCTGATTCGCCATCCCGAAGACCTCGAACGGCGCTCCTGGACTATCATCGGTTCTATACCCCGGCTCAACGCAACCGCGCCGTTGGAACTACCGGAAAACATCTGCGAACAGTTCCGTATCCTGCGCACCAACCTCCAGTTCCTTGGCGCCGAAAAGAAAATCCAGAAAATTGTCATCAGTTCACCCAGCCCTTCGGAAGGAAAGTCCACCGTCGCCACCAACCTCGCCCTGGTCCTTGCCCGCAACGGCAAAAAAACTGTGCTCATCGACTGCGACCTCCGCAAACCGGTCATCCATAAGCATTTCAATCTGCGGCGTAAACCGGGCATCACCGATGTTGTCCTTCTTGGCACACCGCTGGAACAAGCGCTGCACCATTCTTCGCCCGATGCCCCTGCGGTCATCTGCGCCGGCACCACACCACCTTCACCGGTTGACTTCTTCACCTCCAGCGCCTTTATCTCATTTCTCAACCGGCTGGCGGAAACCTACGAATACATCATCATCGACACACCGCCGGTTCTGGTATCAGCCGACGCCCTGGCTCTGGCTGCGAAATCAGACGGCATCCTCCTTGTGACCCGAATGAACCAAACCGATATCCGTGCCCTCACCGAAGCCCGCAAACTCATCAACCAGGCGCAGGCACGAATCCTGGGGGTCGTTGCCAACGGTATCAACCTCAAACACCGCTACGGCTACTATCGATACAAATACCGCTACTACCACTACCGCTATGCGACCAATCCCCAAAAGGCAGAAGGTTAGGGTTGACATAAAACAGTTTTCCATCTAATCTATATCCGATGAGCCGTATTAAATTTTCGCCCATTTTCCTTGCCGCCCTCTTTAGCATTGCCGCCCTCTGTGACAATCTACCCGAACGCCAGTGGGAACGGGGCGCATTTGAACCGATTGGCGGAAAACCGTACCAGTTGCCCAGCGGTATCACCCTTCGGGAAATCAAAGGTCTCGGTGAAGAAACGACTTTTTCTCTCATGCCCCTGCGGGCGGTTCTGCTCAACACCAGTTCCAATCGCATCACCGTCAAAATGCCGGCGGGACTGGTATTTTCGCCCTTCGACCACGAGTATCAGTATATGATGCTTGTCCAGGACTTTTCTTTTTCGGTGCCCGCAGACCAGGACACCGCAATCCTTCTGCCCACCTACGGTTGCAATGAAGATTTAGACGAACCGGACGAAGAGTCCGACTATCAGATTGACATCCAGGTGTGGGAGCGGGAGTTTAACGAACTGTTCACCATCCTCAAAAACAAAAACCTCAACAACATAGATGCCGTAGAACTGGTGCAGGATGCGGTTTACGAAATCACCGACGGCGTTGGCCTTACCGACTCCACCCGCACGCTTTTGAAACAACTCCCGTGAGTAAACTCAAATTTTCTTCCCTGCTGCGCTCCGGCGCTACCGCACTTCTGCTTTTCTGCTCTTGCGCGCTTCTCTTCCTCTCTGCCTGCGACAACATTTTCTCCCCCTCTGACTTTGAACCCACCGGCACCCCTTTTAACCTCAACCCCGGCATCAGCACCATCGCCATAACCGGCAACCGCCGCCTGTTCAGCGACCGGGGTCTTTACACCCTGGAACTTATCTGCCAGACAACTAATTCCAGCCCTCTTCTTGACACCCTTCCCGGCGGCTTGCTCTTCACCTCAATTAAAAACTCCACCCAGCATGTTATCGTTCTTAAAGACCATTTTATCACGGCGCACCCATCCCGGACAAGCGTTGTCGTCGGCGTGTTCTGCTGTAACCGCTATCGCCAGATTCCGGCCGAAGACGACACC contains:
- a CDS encoding polysaccharide biosynthesis tyrosine autokinase — protein: MTKEEHGLSYYLDLINRRFGFFLVLFTSSALLVFIASQTVRPLYQSSATILVNRTTSTTGAEFIFNPSAGSFSARPNLANHIEIIKSRTLAQLVLDTLSEAQRTELQRYVTNDPVVELVNSLTVRAVRDADILKLSVNAPTRELARALALAYVDAYQAWTLERNRADIRAVREFVATQLAGISTRLDSAEQALEKYKRTVGSTDLSAQAQALIERQSTVLSLYERTNAELAGLKKELALLPNLDSTAADNRAPGTNLPLLASITAQLTTLETERTGLIIQGYDTLSPRLQELSKRVDELKTRLTALFLNEDPTSIKSLPEVAARRASIATEITRLEAQRNVLKATIAHYDQELNRLPTEERQLARLTRDVEVARQVHSLLELKLEEARIQEAGRLSPVALIDAPGPGRKIRPSPLKNALTALLFSILFALGTTTLVDRLDTLIRHPEDLERRSWTIIGSIPRLNATAPLELPENICEQFRILRTNLQFLGAEKKIQKIVISSPSPSEGKSTVATNLALVLARNGKKTVLIDCDLRKPVIHKHFNLRRKPGITDVVLLGTPLEQALHHSSPDAPAVICAGTTPPSPVDFFTSSAFISFLNRLAETYEYIIIDTPPVLVSADALALAAKSDGILLVTRMNQTDIRALTEARKLINQAQARILGVVANGINLKHRYGYYRYKYRYYHYRYATNPQKAEG